The following are encoded together in the Oncorhynchus masou masou isolate Uvic2021 chromosome 5, UVic_Omas_1.1, whole genome shotgun sequence genome:
- the rnf11a gene encoding RING finger protein 11a encodes MGNCLSSQGADDLSLLNESQEASVPGEPPPPYQERVHAPVYHPTPSQTCLASQLTEEEQVRIAQRIGLIHHLPRGIFDPGSEPSDKKVKECAICMNDFEYGDPIRFLPCLHIYHVDCIDTWLMRSFTCPSCMEPVDAALLSSYETN; translated from the exons ATGGGGAACTGTTTGTCTTCGCAAGGCGCCGACGACTTGTCTCTCCTCAACGAGTCCCAGGAAGCCAGTGTTCCAGGGGAGCCTCCACCGCCTTACCAG GAGCGTGTCCACGCGCCAGTGTACCACCCCACCCCCAGTCAGACGTGCCTGGCCAGCCAGCTGACAGAGGAGGAGCAGGTCCGTATCGCCCAGCGGATTGGCCTCATCCACCACCTCCCCAGAGGCATCTTCGACCCCGGCTCTGAGCCCTCTGACAAGAAAGTCAAAGA GTGTGCGATCTGCATGAATGACTTTGAGTACGGCGACCCCATCCGGTTCCTTCCCTGCCTGCACATCTACCACGTGGACTGCATCGACACCTGGCTGATGAGGTCCTtcacctgtccttcctgtatggaGCCTGTGGATGCCGCCCTGCTCTCCTCCTATGAGACCAACTGA